In the Thermotoga sp. genome, CAAAGCCATTCATACCAGCTGTTGCCATTTCTGGATTTGTATCTCTGTCGTAAAATTGAGCCACACCATTGGATTCAAGTATCATCTTCAACCCCTTTGCGGCATGTTCATCCGACGGTTCCACGTTCTTGTTTGCTGCAAGTCTCCCAAGTTTCTTAGCAAAGTATTCTTGGACGTCTTTCTCAGCAATGAATTTGAGGAAAACCTTTGCGCCTTTCTTGTTCTTAGCCCTTGCAGGTATCATAAACCCATCTATTGGGGTCTCTTCATATAAACCAATTTCTGGATTTATAACGGGAAATCTGAAGAAATCAAGATCGTCCTTTACAGCATTAGGTGCAACATCTTTTATGAATTGTCCTATAAGATACATTCCAGCTTCTCCTCTGAAAAGAAACGCAGCTGCTTCCTGCCAAGTGTAGGAGGAATGATTTTCGAGGAAGAACCCTTTGTCGACTAATTCCTTCCAGTATTTGAACACTTCCTTAACTCTTGGATCGGTGTATGGAATTTCTCCAGCAGTGAGTTTCATATGGAAGTCCAGGCCGTTTATTCTGAGATCTAGATAATCAAACCATCCTGCTGCCGGCCAGAGATACTTGGTTCCGATAGTAATAGGAGTTATACCGTTCTCTTTTAGCGTTTCACAAACCTTTATAAATTCTTCCCACGTTTTTGGAGGGGTAATACCATATTTTTCAAAGATTGATTTTCTGTAGTACACACCCCACCAATACCAACTTTGAGGAACAAAGTAGATCTTTCCATTGTACTCACAGGCACTTCTGAAAGAGGAAGGAAAATAGTCCTCGAAAGTTTTAGGAGCAAAGATATCATCCACAGGTTCGAGAAGACCTTTGCTGGCAAAATACCTCATTCTTTCACCAGCAAACCATGTGACAACATCGGGAGCTTCATCGGAATTCAACCAGGTTCTAAGAAGAGTTTTGAAATCTTCATGCGGGAACGTATTTACAACAACATCATATTCTGGATATTTCTCCTCAAACATTTTCACCAATTCCGTAAAAACGATCCTTGGCTTTGGATCAGACATGTAGGAGTTCACGACTATCTTTTCTTTAGCAGCAGCAACGACACCCAGGATAACCAACACCAGAACCATCAAAAACCGGAATTTCATAGTACCAACCTCCCTAGCAAGAGATTGGTTTGGTGTTGCTATGTAAATGATACCGTGAACGTTTAGGTAAGATCAAGAAGAAAAAAAAGAAGGTTTCGGACAATAATCAACTGTAAACCTCAATAAATACGTGTAAAAACCCTTTATCACAAATACCTGCTACTTTCTCTCACCACAAGCTCCACATCGAGTATGACACGTTTTCTCCTTTTCCTTCTACCACTCATCTTTTGTACAAGCATCCTAAACGCCTCAAAACCCATTTCGAACTTCTTTATCCTCACCGTCGTTAGAGAAGGACACACAAACGAAGAATAAATGATATCATCGTAACCGACCACCGCAACATCCTCCGGAATACTGTATCCGTGCTCTTTCAATGCCTTCATCGCTCCGAAAGCGAGCAGATCGTTGTAGCAGAAAACCGCATCGAAATGGAGCTCCTTCCCAATCGCTTCATTCACCGCCTGATAGCCACTCTCTATATCGATGTCTGTCACGATCACCATTTCTTCCCTGAAAGGTATGCCATACTCTTCTAACGCCTTTTTGTATCCTTCAAGTCTCATGTATGCAGCAGATTTGAAAAGATATCCGCTGATCATCAGTATGTTTTTTCTTCCACGATTGATGAGATGCTTTGTTGCCAGATACCCCCCTTTCACCTCGTCGCTGTGGATTTCGTCCACTTCCAGCTCTTCAAAATGCCTTCCTACAATGACAAAAGGAACTTTCCTTTCGATCAGTTTCTCTATATCATCCGTTCTGTCCTGAACGGGTGTTATGAGAAGACCATCGACTCTTCTTTGAAGAAGAACATCGATCGCTTTTTCTTCGTTCTCGTAGATTCTCTCTGTGTTCATGAGCATTATTTGATATCCAT is a window encoding:
- a CDS encoding ABC transporter substrate-binding protein, encoding MKFRFLMVLVLVILGVVAAAKEKIVVNSYMSDPKPRIVFTELVKMFEEKYPEYDVVVNTFPHEDFKTLLRTWLNSDEAPDVVTWFAGERMRYFASKGLLEPVDDIFAPKTFEDYFPSSFRSACEYNGKIYFVPQSWYWWGVYYRKSIFEKYGITPPKTWEEFIKVCETLKENGITPITIGTKYLWPAAGWFDYLDLRINGLDFHMKLTAGEIPYTDPRVKEVFKYWKELVDKGFFLENHSSYTWQEAAAFLFRGEAGMYLIGQFIKDVAPNAVKDDLDFFRFPVINPEIGLYEETPIDGFMIPARAKNKKGAKVFLKFIAEKDVQEYFAKKLGRLAANKNVEPSDEHAAKGLKMILESNGVAQFYDRDTNPEMATAGMNGFVEFMIYPQRLDQILENLERERQRIFGK
- a CDS encoding LacI family DNA-binding transcriptional regulator: KILKIAKELGYVKNATASSLRSKRTNIVGVIIADSANPFYAEVLKGIEAASRKYGYQIMLMNTERIYENEEKAIDVLLQRRVDGLLITPVQDRTDDIEKLIERKVPFVIVGRHFEELEVDEIHSDEVKGGYLATKHLINRGRKNILMISGYLFKSAAYMRLEGYKKALEEYGIPFREEMVIVTDIDIESGYQAVNEAIGKELHFDAVFCYNDLLAFGAMKALKEHGYSIPEDVAVVGYDDIIYSSFVCPSLTTVRIKKFEMGFEAFRMLVQKMSGRRKRRKRVILDVELVVRESSRYL